The following coding sequences are from one Augochlora pura isolate Apur16 chromosome 6, APUR_v2.2.1, whole genome shotgun sequence window:
- the LOC144470953 gene encoding peptidyl-prolyl cis-trans isomerase NIMA-interacting 4 yields the protein MPPKKNQNSSKGNKSKTSESSNSKEEKKGGTAVKVRHILCEKQSKILEALEKLKAGQKFNEVAATYSEDKARSGGDLGWMTRGSMVGPFQEAAFALPISSLGSPIYTDPPVKTKFGYHIIMVEGKK from the exons ATGCCtccaaagaaaaatcaaaattcttcAAAGGGGAATAAATCTAAAACATCAGAAAGCAGCAATtcgaaggaagaaaaaaaaggaggaactGCAGTAAAA GTCAGACACATATTATGTGAAAAACAGTCAAAAATTTTAGAAGCTTTGGAGAAATTAAAAGCAGGACAAAAGTTTAACGAAGTTGCTGCTACATATAGTGAGGATAAAGCACGATCTGgg gGAGACCTTGGCTGGATGACAAGAGGTTCAATGGTCGGTCCATTTCAAGAAGCTGCATTTGCTCTACCTATTTCCTCACTCGGTTCTCCAATTTATACAGATCCACCAGTCAAAACGAAATTTGGTTATCACATAATAATGGTGGAAGGTAAAAAATAG
- the LOC144470951 gene encoding L-selectin, translating to MLRFIILGTLVAVSAAQFQSTGRILEPPIPALCAQRIIHERFNGKGYYYSWADPRTNGQEVDWLAGRNFCRQRCMDLVSLETSAENEFIKSRIVQNKVKYIWTSGRLCDFKGCDRPDLQPLHVNGWFWTAELQKLAPTSDRSQNDWSESGGIGKPQPDNREAIQQGGAPENCLAVLNQFYNDGVNWHDVACHHKKPWVCEENDSLLKYVHFTNPNIRL from the exons atgttGCGGTTTATTATCCTGGGAACACTTGTTGCCGTATCGGCGGCACAGTTTCAATCTACTGGGAGGATCTTGGAACCGCCGATTCCTGCTCTTTGTGCACAAA gaaTTATTCACGAACGATTTAATGGCAAGGGTTATTACTACTCATGGGCCGATCCAAGAACAAATGGACAGGAAGTAGATTGGTTAGCAGGAAGAAACTTCTGTAGGCAAAGGTGTATGGATCTTGTCTCTCTTGAAACTTCTGCTGAAAATGAGTTCATCAAGAGCCGAATTGTTCAAA ACaaggtaaaatatatttggacaTCAGGTCGTCTTTGTGATTTCAAAGGCTGTGACAGACCTGACCTTCAACCCCTTCACGTTAATGGCTGGTTTTGGACTGCAGAATTACAAAAGCTTGCACCAACTAGTGACAGATCTCAAAACGATTGGTCCGAGAGTGGCgg CATTGGTAAACCTCAACCAGATAATCGTGAAGCTATTCAGCAAGGAGGCGCACCCGAAAATTGTCTGGCCGTACTTAATCAGTTTTATAATGACGGTGTTAATTGGCACGACGTTGCTTGCCACCACAAAAAACCATGGGTTTGTGAGGAGAATGattctttattgaaatacGTTCATTTTACCAATCCAAATATTCGTCTCTAA
- the LOC144471391 gene encoding uncharacterized protein LOC144471391, producing the protein MTEPELCRLCAETKENFIGIYDAEGQKLAIEAKITKCLQIQVLITDGLPLTVCIDCCILLNQCSEFFEKTNQAQTSLRQLLINTKSEPQSLETNLDYIQKSVAFPKEEEAGDAVTECQLSNNYIHESNVSHNYFIEETKSISQKKYEVKESENNAKEKKCKIQMKKTSPKQTKKKLKRKNQNQKLDDTNLYVNSDLEKEHTNMNVKTNIKVPDNYMTGTDSDLEIIESHTTESLKFGHKRGDNMDRYPWLCTDCNDKLPSLEGLEEHHETVHNQQAKYMCVLCCKVYDKYYGFLTHVKRHKNKAKFSCEDCGKSFVHKKVLDSHKAIHSEERPHVCQTCGKAFRQQNALYNHSRCHLPDTMKNRFPCDQCDKRFSTKPNLVTHKRIHSGVRNFTCDQCGKSFIQKGNLEAHFLTHSADKPYSCTQCSKAFKTPLQLKKHETVHTGAKPHQCAVCGRTFREKGTLREHHRIHTGAMPFTCEFCGKCFRFKGILTTHRRQHTGERPYSCLECQHHFTNWPNYNKHMKRRHGINTSHTKHLSQSQQSQQQLHQQQQQSEQPQTVQSNTSEDHLSAISHSETSTVQVIQTVSHATASQPIVVQTIPTTAIQNFQSDVTVTAPDAVFRERNATYFNAVPATLQNFLPPNLPYNFYNISNVTYRE; encoded by the exons ATGACGGAGCCGGAACTTTGCCGGCTCTGCGCCGAGaccaaagaaaattttattggaatttatgATGCCGAGGGACAAAAATTAGCTATAGAAGCTAAAATAACCAAGTGTTTGCAAATTCAG GTATTGATAACTGATGGATTACCGCTTACAGTTTGCATTGActgttgtatattattaaatcagtGCAGTGAGTTTTTTGAGAAAACCAACCAGGCACAAACATCTCTCAGGCAATTACTCATAAATACTAAGTCTGAACCACAGTCATTAGAAACAAACCTAGATTACATTCAAAAATCAGTTGCATTTCcgaaagaggaagaagctGGAGACGCTGTCACAGAATGTCAGCtgtcgaataattatattcatgaGTCTAATGTCTCACATAACTATTTCATTGAGGAAACTAAAAGTATTAGCCAAAAAAAGTATGAGGTTAAGGAATCAGAAAAcaatgcaaaagaaaaaaaatgtaaaatacagATGAAAAAAACATCACCTAAACAGACAAAAAAGAAGCTAAAACGGAAAAACCAGAATCAAAAATTGGacgatacaaatttatatgtaaattctGACTTGGAAAAAGAACATACTAATATGAATGTAAAAACTAATATTAAGGTTCCAGATAATTATATGACag GTACAGATTCGGATTTAGAGATCATTGAATCACATACAACAGAATCATTAAAGTTTGGACATAAAAGAGGTGACAATATGGATAGGTACCCTTGGCTTTGCACAGACTGTAATGATAAATTGCCAAGCTTAGAAGGATTAGAGGAACATCATGAAACTGTTCACAATCAACAAGCAAAGTACATGTGTGTTTTATGCTGTAAagtttatgataaatattatggTTTCCTTACTCATGTCAAACgacataaaaataaagcaaaattcag TTGCGAAGATTGTGGGAAATCATTTGTACATAAAAAAGTATTAGATTCTCACAAAGCAATTCATAGTGAAGAACGGCCTCATGTATGTCAAACTTGTGGAAAGGCATTTAGACAACAAAATGCTTTGTACAACCATAGTCGATGCCATTTACCTGATACAATGAAGAATAGATTTCCATGTGATCAATGTGACAAAAG ATTTTCAACAAAACCAAATTTAGTTACGCATAAACGTATACATTCTGGAGTTAGGAATTTTACATGTGATCAATGTGGTAAAAGTTTTATTCAAAAAGGAAATTTGGAAGCACATTTTTTAACTCATTCTGCAGATAAGCCTTACAGCTGTACTCAATGTTCAAAAGC CTTTAAAACTCCGTTACAATTGAAGAAACATGAAACAGTTCATACTGGAGCAAAGCCGCATCAGTGCGCTGTATGTGGAAGAACTTTTCGAGAAAAAGGTACACTAAGAGAGCATCACAGAATACATACTGGAGCAATGCCATTTACATGCGAATTTTGTGGAAAATGTTTTCGCTTCAAAGGCATACTAACT actCATAGGAGACAGCATACTGGTGAACGTCCATATAGTTGCCTTGAATGTCAACATCATTTTACAAATTGGCCAAACTATAATAAGCATATGAAACGTAGACATGGAATTAATACATCTCACACAAAACATTTATCACAATCTCAACAATCCCAACAACAATTACatcaacagcagcaacagtCAGAGCAACCACAAACAGTCCAATCAAATACATCTGAAGATCATTTGTCTGCTATATCCCATTCAGAAACATCAACTGTCCAA GTAATACAAACTGTATCACATGCAACAGCATCTCAACCAATTGTTGTACAAACTATTCCAACTACGGCAATCCAAAATTTTCAATCCGATGTAACTGTTACTGCACCAGATGCTGTATTTCGAGAAAGAAATGCAACATATTTTAATGCAGTGCCAGCTACACTGCAGAATTTTTTACCACCCAACTTaccatataatttttataatatatctaatgTTACATACCGCGAATAA
- the Nd-b8 gene encoding NADH dehydrogenase (ubiquinone) B8 subunit has protein sequence MAAVKLGPYLKELRILLCQTSKSSQGVRDFIQQQYVPLKKNNPQFPILIRECSSTEPFLYARYEYGVEQCVSLQNLQSDDVLKCIKEVASAKPK, from the exons ATGGCCGCTGTTAAACTTGGACCGTATTTAAAAGAGTTACGAATTCTTTTGTGTCAAACATCTAAATCTAGTCAAGGTGTTAg AGATTTTATCCAACAACAGTATGTACctcttaaaaaaaataacccACAGTTTCCTATTTTAATTAGAGAATGTTCTTCAACTGAACCGTTTCTATACGCAAGATATg AATACGGTGTAGAGCAGTGTGTTTCACTACAAAATTTACAGTCTGATGATGTACTTAAATGTATCAAGGAAGTTGCATCTGCTAAAcccaaataa